A stretch of Parachlamydia sp. AcF125 DNA encodes these proteins:
- a CDS encoding F-box/WD40 repeat-containing protein, with translation MNLLPTSTLSPAPILHIDEEVHFSTPKLLDEIWLRIFFYLPIKDLATSQLTCRRWKKLAADNLLWKPFLYHYFPFLFSIPAIRETDCKSQLSAQLSVQVNMKVNQAKIVDLTSQVLEKGHRGEIYAQFSPTGEQIIIQDSDGQLISLWDAQTGNCLYTYQAKKEIYPIEVSFSPNGCQIAVAGPRHFSLLDAKTGKCLVVLKERRIAYFSPNSRLLITTNGQNVCLRDPQTGLFIKTLEKNMPYGGSIFFSPNSQRIIVKRPESISLWNALTREKLKVLEEGGWGLKVSFSPDSKWFITYGNLPYACLWDAQTGKRIHSLGDDIGLGTHLLFSPDSKRIVTATNTRIQLWNIQTGVCLKKLEKGSWPARITFSPNSKWLAVAITSNEIAGNHDTQVWDTETGKCLHHFEEDVFSATRLVSFSSNSERIVTIRSNCVCLWDVVTGNCLRKLEIEGWYFNASFSPDGKRLAVLEELEEYVLQLWDAQTGECLKSERLENPFMIEFSPCSQWIVVSIEQETQLWDAKTGQCLYVVDTHTESQRVSFSPNGRKLLVGMKVFDFYRAEKGNFQTEEIIEDEFTEEPIDTSKKRKSDYIEGQQASGNDSAKEAEKVQSLPKQKKKKEA, from the coding sequence ATGAACTTACTACCGACCTCTACTCTTAGTCCTGCGCCAATCCTACATATAGACGAAGAAGTGCATTTCTCCACGCCCAAGTTACTAGATGAAATATGGTTACGCATTTTTTTTTACTTACCTATTAAAGACTTAGCCACAAGCCAACTAACCTGCAGAAGATGGAAAAAATTAGCTGCCGACAACCTCCTTTGGAAGCCTTTTCTTTACCACTATTTTCCCTTTTTGTTTTCTATTCCAGCAATAAGGGAAACGGATTGCAAAAGTCAATTATCAGCTCAATTATCAGTCCAAGTTAATATGAAAGTTAACCAGGCAAAAATTGTCGATCTTACTTCTCAAGTGTTGGAAAAAGGGCATAGGGGGGAAATATACGCTCAGTTTTCTCCGACTGGTGAGCAGATCATCATTCAGGATTCTGATGGTCAACTTATTAGTCTGTGGGATGCCCAAACGGGAAACTGCCTATATACTTATCAAGCGAAAAAAGAGATTTACCCGATAGAGGTATCCTTTTCTCCAAATGGCTGCCAAATAGCCGTTGCAGGCCCTCGCCATTTTTCTCTTTTAGATGCCAAAACAGGCAAATGTCTAGTCGTCTTAAAAGAGAGGAGAATAGCCTATTTTTCTCCAAACAGTCGTCTTCTAATCACTACTAACGGCCAAAATGTTTGCCTCAGGGATCCCCAAACAGGCTTATTTATTAAAACTTTGGAAAAAAACATGCCTTATGGCGGATCAATTTTCTTTTCCCCAAACAGCCAGCGAATAATTGTCAAAAGACCTGAATCTATTAGCCTTTGGAATGCGCTAACAAGAGAAAAACTAAAAGTTTTAGAAGAAGGTGGCTGGGGCTTAAAAGTATCCTTTTCTCCGGATAGTAAGTGGTTCATTACTTACGGCAATTTACCTTACGCTTGCCTGTGGGATGCTCAAACAGGAAAGAGGATACACTCGCTGGGAGACGACATAGGTCTAGGAACTCATTTGCTTTTTTCTCCGGATAGCAAGCGCATAGTTACTGCCACAAATACTAGGATTCAACTGTGGAATATCCAAACGGGAGTTTGCTTAAAAAAGTTAGAAAAAGGCTCTTGGCCCGCCAGAATAACCTTTTCTCCTAATAGCAAATGGTTAGCTGTAGCTATAACTAGCAACGAAATAGCCGGCAACCATGACACTCAAGTGTGGGATACAGAAACAGGAAAATGCTTACATCACTTTGAAGAAGACGTATTTTCGGCTACAAGGCTAGTGTCTTTTTCTTCAAATAGCGAGCGAATAGTTACTATCAGAAGCAATTGCGTATGTTTATGGGACGTTGTCACAGGAAATTGCTTAAGGAAATTAGAAATTGAGGGATGGTACTTTAATGCATCCTTTTCTCCCGATGGCAAACGGCTAGCAGTCTTAGAAGAACTCGAAGAATACGTGCTTCAATTATGGGACGCGCAAACAGGTGAATGCCTAAAATCAGAAAGGCTTGAAAATCCTTTCATGATAGAGTTTTCTCCTTGTAGCCAATGGATAGTGGTCTCTATCGAACAGGAGACTCAGCTATGGGATGCCAAAACAGGACAATGCTTATATGTTGTGGATACGCATACAGAATCGCAAAGAGTATCTTTTTCACCTAATGGAAGAAAATTGCTGGTTGGGATGAAAGTTTTCGACTTCTATCGTGCCGAAAAAGGCAACTTTCAGACAGAGGAAATTATAGAAGATGAATTCACTGAAGAGCCTATTGACACTAGCAAGAAAAGAAAATCAGATTATATAGAAGGCCAACAAGCTAGTGGTAACGATTCAGCTAAAGAAGCAGAAAAAGTTCAGTCTTTGCCCAAACAAAAAAAGAAAAAAGAGGCATAA